A part of Brassica rapa cultivar Chiifu-401-42 chromosome A05, CAAS_Brap_v3.01, whole genome shotgun sequence genomic DNA contains:
- the LOC103868830 gene encoding 2-oxoglutarate-Fe(II) type oxidoreductase hxnY: MENHTKEELQDPTMQVSSLNCIDLANDDLHHSVVSLKQACLDCGFFYVINHGINEEFMDDVFEQSKKLFALPLEEKMKVLRNEKHRGYTPVLDEILDPENQVNGDHKEGYYIGIEVPKDDPDYDKPFYGPNPWPDSDVLPQWRETMEKYHQEALRVSKDIGRLLALALDLDANYFDTPEMLGKPIATMRLLHYEGVSDPSKGIYACGAHTDYGMMTLLATDGVMGLQICKDKNAKPQKWEYVPAIKGAYIVNLGDMLERWSNGFFKSTLHRVLGNGQERYSIPFFVEPNHECLVECLPTCKSESNVPKYPAIKCSTYLTQRYKETHAELSIYNQEI, from the exons ATGGAGAATCACACGAAAGAGGAGCTGCAAGACCCAACCATGCAAGTTTCATCTCTTAATTGCATCGATCTCGCCAACGATGATCTTCATCATTCTGTTGTTTCCCTCAAACAG GCATGTTTGGATTGTGGATTTTTCTATGTGATCAATCACGGTATAAACGAGGAGTTCATGGATGATGTTTTCGAGCAGAGCAAGAAGCTTTTCGCTCTTCCTttagaggagaagatgaaaGTTCTGAGAAACGAAAAGCACCGAGGCTATACACCAGTTCTTGATGAAATCTTAGATCCTGAGAATCAAGTTAATG GAGATCATaaagagggttattacattGGAATTGAAGTTCCTAAAGATGATCCTGATTATGATAAACCATTCTATGGCCCCAACCCTTGGCCTGATTCTG ATGTATTGCCTCAGTGGCGAGAAACCATGGAGAAATATCACCAAGAAGCATT GAGGGTTTCTAAGGATATTGGAAGATTACTGGCGTTAGCACTTGATTTGGATGCGAATTACTTTGATACCCCGGAGATGCTTGGAAAGCCTATTGCAACTATGCGATTACTGCATTATGAAg gGGTTTCTGATCCGTCGAAAGGAATATATGCTTGTGGAGCACATACTGATTACGGAATGATGACTCTATTAGCCACTGATGGTGTAATGGGCCTCCAG ATATGCAAAGATAAGAACGCCAAGCCTCAGAAGTGGGAATATGTACCGGCGATTAAAGG AGCATATATAGTGAATCTTGGAGATATGCTGGAACGTTGGAGCAATGGCTTTTTCAA ATCCACGTTACATCGGGTTCTTGGGAACGGTCAGGAACGATATTCT ATTCCGTTTTTCGTGGAACCAAATCATGAATGTCTGGTGGAGTGTCTCCCAACTTGCAAGTCCGAAAGCAACGTTCCCAA ATATCCAGCGATCAAATGTTCGACATACCTCACCCAACGTTACAAGGAAACACATGCAGAGTTAAGCATTTACAATCAAGAAATATGA
- the LOC103868881 gene encoding uncharacterized protein LOC103868881: protein MDFIERLPTLNAINVILVVIDRLSKFAHVIGLKHPFTSVNVAKSFVQEIVKLHWDPPPLHRFEAGYTTNFELQNSLQERNMMLVQLKHNLSRAQDIMKNQADKSRGDVELEVGSMVYLKLRLYRQKSVEKHLFQKLAAKVFGPYKVLENIEKSAYRLELPPEPHIHHVFHISQIKQALGHHDQCIELPPVCLGDALLDFEPEEVLDKCYSAIVDLELLVKWTQNDELETSWLLYREFVE from the exons ATGGACTTCATAGAGAGATTGCCAACATTGAATGCAATCAATGTCATATTAGTGGTCATCGATAGATTGAGTAAATTTGCTCATGTTATTGGCCTTAAACATCCTTTCACATCTGTTAATGTTGCTAAGAGCTTCGTGCAGGAGATAGTTAAGCTACATTG GGATCCTCCTCCATTACATCGTTTTGAGGCAGGTTATACTACTAACTTCGAGCTGCAAAATTCGTTACAAGAAAGAAATATGATGCTTGTTCAGCTGAAACATAATCTCAGCCGTGCTCAAGATATCATGAAGAATCAGGCTGATAAGTCTCGAGGTGATGTTGAATTGGAGGTGGGCTCAATGGTTTATCTGAAACTAAGACTTTATCGTCAGAAGTCTGTGGAGAAGCATTTATTTCAGAAGTTGGCAGCCAAGGTTTTTGGACCatataaagtgttggagaatatTGAAAAATCGGCTTATAGGTTAGAGCTTCCTCCTGAGCCGCATATCCATCATGTGTTTCACATTTCGCAAATTAAGCAAGCTTTGGGTCATCATGATCAATGTATTGAGTTACCTCCGGTGTGTTTAGGAGATGCATTATTGGATTTTGAACCAGAAGAAGTGTTGGATAAGTGCTACTCAGCGATTGTGGATTTAGAATTGTTGGTGAAGTGGACTCAGAACGATGAGTTGGAGACTTCTTGGTTGTTATATCGCGAGTTTGTGGAATGA